Proteins from one Podospora pseudoanserina strain CBS 124.78 chromosome 1, whole genome shotgun sequence genomic window:
- the RLI1 gene encoding Fe-S cluster-binding ribosome biosynthesis protein (COG:A; BUSCO:EOG09261127; EggNog:ENOG503NYJ0) produces MSDKLTRVAIVSSDKCKPKKCRQECKKSCPVVRSGKLCIEVAPESRIAFISESLCIGCGICPKRCPFGAITIINLPTNLESQITHRYSANSFKLHRLPMPRPGNVLGLVGTNGIGKSTALKILSGKLKPNLGRFDNPPDWEDVIKHFRGSELQNYFTKLLEDDLKSIVKPQYVDQIPKAIRGTDRSVQFLLESRHTLGNLDSVLDTLELRHILDRDVSHLSGGELQRFAIGTTCVSKADVYMFDEPSSYLDVKQRLSAARMIRSLLRPDDYVIVVEHDLSVLDYLSDFVCVLYGQPAVYGVVTLPYSVREGINIFLDGHIPTENLRFRDESLTFRIAEGTEDLLVEKSRAFKYPKMEKTLGNFHLSIDAGDFSDSEIIVMMGENGTGKTTFCRMLAGVLKPDGTQKVPEMKISMKPQTITPKFEGTVRMLFFKKIKAAFLSPQFQTDVVKPLKLDDFIDQEVKNLSGGELQRVAIVLALGIPADIYVIDEPSAYLDSEQRIVASRVIKRFIMHAKKTAFIVEHDFIMATYLADRVIVFDGQPGIDAHANKPESLLTGCNTFLKNLDVTFRRDPTNYRPRINKASSQLDQEQKLSGNYFFLEEPDKQ; encoded by the exons ATGTCCGACAAACTTACTCG TGTCGCCATTGTGAGCAGCGACAAG TGTAAACCCAAG AAATGTCGTCAAGAATGCAAGAAGTCGTGCCCTGTGGTGCGGTCCGGCAAACTTTGC ATCGAGGTCGCCCCCGAATCACGAATTGCCTTCATTTCCGAATCCCTCTGCATCGGTTGTGGTATCTGTCCCAAACGCTGCCCCTTCGGCGCGATCACTATCATCAACCTGCCTACGAACCTTGAGAGTCAGATCACCCATCGTTATTCGGCCAACAGCTTCAAGCTCCATCGTCTGCCTATGCCCAGACCCGGAAATGTGTTGGGTTTGGTCGGAACGAACGGTATCGGCAAGAGTACTGCGCTCAAGATTCTCAGCGGCAAGCTTAAGCCCAACCTGGGCAGATTCGATAACCCGCCAGACTGGGAGGATGTCATTAAGCACTTCCGTGGTTCTGAATTGCAGA ACTACTTCACCAAGCTTCTGGAGGATGACCTGAAGTCCATCGTCAAGCCCCAATACGTTGACCAGATCCCCAAGGCTATTCGTGGTACCGATCGTTCTGTCCAGTTCTTGCTCGAGAGCCGCCACACTCTCGGTAACCTGGACTCTGTGCTCGATACCCTTG AGCTGCGTCACATTCTTGATCGTGATGTGAGCCATCTTTCCGGTGGTGAGCTTCAGCGTTTCGCCATTGGTACCACTTGCGTATCCAAAGCCGATGT TTACATGTTTGACGAGCCCTCTTCCTATCTCGATGTCAAGCAGAGATTGAGCGCTGCCCGCATGATCCGGTCTCTTCTCCGCCCCGATGATTATGTCATTGTCGTCGAGCACGATTTGTCCGTTCTTGACTATCTTTCCGACTTTGTGTGCGTTTTGTACGGACAGCCTGCCGTCTATGGTGTCGTCACCCTTCCCTACTCCGTCCGTGAAGGCATCAACATCTTTTTGGATGGTCATATCCCCACCGAGAACTTGCGTTTCCGTGATGAAAGTTTGACTTTCCGCATCGCTGAGGGTACCGAGGACCTCCTCGTCGAGAAGTCCCGTGCTTTCAAATACcccaagatggagaagacTCTGGGCAACTTCCACCTCAGCATCGACGCTGGCGATTTCTCTGACTCTGAGATTATCGTCATGATGGGCGAGAACGGAACCGGAAAG ACCACTTTCTGCCGCATGCTGGCCGGTGTGCTCAAGCCTGATGGAACCCAGAAGGTCCCTGAGATGAAGATTAGCATGAAGCCCCAGACAATCACGCCCAAGTTCGAGGGTACCGTTCGCATGCTTTTcttcaagaagatcaaggctgCTTTCTTGTCTCCTCAGTTCCAGACTGATGTCGTCAAGCCCCTCAAGCTTGATGATTTCATTGATCAAGAAGTCAAGAACTTGTCCGGTGGTGAACTTCAAAGA GTCGCTATTGTGTTGGCCCTCGGTATCCCTGCCGACATCTACGTCATTGATGAGCCCTCTGCCT ATCTCGATTCCGAGCAGCGTATTGTGGCCTCTCGTGTCATCAAGAGATTCATCATGCACGCCAAGAAGACTGCCTTCATCGTCGAGCACGATTTCATCATGGCCACTTACCTTGCCGATCGTGTCATTGTCTTCGACGGCCAGCCCGGTATCGATGCCCACGCCAACAAGCCCGAGTCTCTCCTCACTGGTTGCAACACCTTCTTGAAGAACTTGGACGTCACCTTCCGTCGTGACCCTACCAACTACCGTCCTCGTATCAACAAGGCCAGCTCCCAGCTTGACCAGGAGCAGAAGCTTTCCGGCAACTAC TTCTTCTTGGAGGAGCCCGACAAACAGTGA
- the hrp3 gene encoding ATP-dependent DNA helicase Hrp3 (EggNog:ENOG503NXXN; COG:B; BUSCO:EOG092607ZS) codes for MSTSPERSPVNGHHSPSPDENTSYYGNGHQSDSDLSDVQHAPADAGSPEYHDADVDADADDVESPVEHPEVTFQGPSDSEDNDASDDGDFDAAGSPASVQSHDDHPRRTMSVSERPAPKRKATQVVEEDFMRENPELYGLRRSSRPTQRRKVVDSDEEEDASDSDATPAPRKGNKRRRLERSAPVSKRGTPMRQTSVDDSESDTYGGARARSFQKKARRQQELQPALALAEKRWSSRRAAQVSAGAYQESEAEEEDESELTPNYWAQDVEDNSPYIEKILRHRLKEGLEYSEDTNRNDFEYFIKWQNKSHLHDTWETTATVAGYRGFRRLENYYRKVVEYDIEMRLGGDDVSPEQREQWLLDREREEEALADYTKVERIVHVREGDEETEYLVKWKGLQYDDCTWEVESLVSEQAQDKIDQYTARSQRSWQSDRKETNLETRSRMEKLEEQPDYIQGGQLREFQLKGLNFLALNWTRGNNVILADEMGLGKTVQTVSFLSWLRNERGQEGPFLVVAPLSVIPAWCDTFNHWSPDINYVVYLGPEAARSNIREYELFVDGNPKKPKFNVLVTSYDYILADADHLKGIKWQVLAVDEAHRLKNRESQLYVKLNGFGIPSKVLITGTPIQNNLAELAALLDFLNPGKVLIDEELELLSTADSKEPVDEQLDEAKRLKTQAKLQDLHKSIAPFILRRTKETVESDLPPKTEKIIRVELSDLQLEYYKNILTRNYAALSDASNGHKQSLLNIMMELKKVSNHPYMFQGAEERVLANGSGRREDAVKGLITSSGKMMLLDQLLAKLKKDGHRVLIFSQMVKMLDILADYLRIRGYQFQRLDGTIPAGPRRLAINHFNAEDSDDFCFLLSTRAGGLGINLMTADTVIIYDSDWNPQADLQAMARAHRIGQKRPVNVYRLVAKQTIEEEVVKRARNKLFLEYLTIQAGVTDEGKALREQFKERGMKMDEAKTAEDISMILKMRSQNLFEQSGNQEKLEQLDIDAILENAEVTKTDVDDKINLSSGGIDWDNWMHFTDVKVDDLALDWDQIIPADQLAAIKAEEDKKKHEEYLAKAMEESAPRKAAIKGSKKNVENERAERLAKKRQREKLELEEFEEQRAQASDPRRPLNEKETRNLIRAFFRYGDFDDREDELVQDARLSDRDREFLKGIIDDLVAVSKQAVDLNNERLRGEEERAGKPLAKKDKKAVLVDFGEVRKVNAETVVERPPQLKLLRRVLAEHGDILTFRLPEAAKSAAYSCEWGAREDGMLLVGIDRYGFGAWTQIRDDPELNMQDKFFLEEHRVDKKEERRKGDEKGIQSPGAVHLVRRSEYLLSVLLAKYSNDANAKKAVENHHRSKKLLMNGGRRADGGSVSASPAPQMSKKNSRDRNYSHAEHHRSYSNGNDRGTPRPDKRKYADDYDDRNSKHRRVEVDAKHDKKPREKERPKMDPETMERYKRDRQKAVDRFWELANLKDEEINHSDNLQLVWSLLRPLKKNMERIMCSKELFPAAKQRAKVLGAEIREFGNFLKDLRAKNPELEGEGLETQFWEFLSSIWPLGDVKVSGKRLQKMYGDLEERGSKDRHDEKQPTEPRRGRHPDLEDGEIASDRDDRRARHPYRDDRREERREERKDRRDDRRDDRRDDRRDDYRRDDRRDSRRDEPARRSNYYDDDRLNFHRHRRPAENSQGQPARHSWQQNRSPTTRHSPY; via the exons ATGTCAACATCTCCAGAACGGAGCCCTGTCAACGGGCACCACTCGCCCTCGCCGGACGAGAACACTTCGTACTATGGAAACGGCCACCAAAGCGATAGCGATCTCTCCGACGTTCAGCATGCGCCAGCCGACGCTGGCTCCCCCGAGTATCACGATGCCGACGTGGACGCGGATGCCGATGACGTCGAATCCCCGGTGGAGCACCCCGAGGTGACCTTTCAAGGGCCGTCCGACTCGGAGGACAATGATGCGTCAGACGACGGAGATTTTGACGCGGCGGGCAGTCCCGCCTCTGTTCAGAGTCACGATGACCATCCCCGCCGCACCATGTCGGTGTCAGAGCGACCCGCCCCGAAGCGGAAAGCTACCCAAGTAGTCGAGGAAGATTTCATGAGGGAGAATCCAGAGTTGTATGGGTTGAGACGTAGC TCGCGTCCTACACAGCGCCGCAAGGTC GTCGATtcagatgaggaagaagatgcgTCCGATTCGGATGCTACACCAGCTCCGCGTAAAGGGAACAAGCGACGCCGGCTGGAACGCTCAGCTCCTG TGTCCAAACGCGGCACACCAATGCGCCAAACTTCGGTTGACGACTCGGAATCAGACACGTACGGCGGCGCGAGAGCCCGGAGCTTTCAGAAAAAGGCTCGGCGGCAACAAGAGTTGCAGCCCGCCCTCGCTTTGGCGGAGAAGCGGTGGTCGAGCCGGCGTGCTGCCCAAGTATCCGCCGGCGCCTACCAAGAAAGcgaagctgaagaagaggacgagtcAGAGCTCACACCAAACTACTGGGCCCAAGACGTGGAGGACAACTCACCATACATTGAAAAGATTCTCCGTCACCGTCTGAAGGAGGGATTGGAGTATTCGGAAGACACTAACCGCAACGACTTTGAGTATTTCATCAAATGGCAGAACAAGTCACATCTCCATGACACATGGGAGACCACTGCGACTGTTGCGGGATATCGTGGCTTCCGTCGTCTCGAGAACTACTACCGAAAGGTTGTCGAGTACGACATAGAGATGAGGCTTGGTGGAGACGATGTAAGCCCTGAACAACGCGAGCAGTGGCTTCTAGATCGTGAGCGTGAGGAAGAGGCTCTCGCAGATTACACAAAAGTTGAGCGCATCGTCCACGTCCGcgaaggggatgaggagacAGAATATCTTGTAAAGTGGAAAGGTCTTCAGTATGACGACTGCACCTGGGAAGTTGAATCTTTGGTGAGCGAGCAGGCTCAGGACAAGATCGACCAGTACACTGCGCGCTCTCAACGGTCTTGGCAATCGGACCGCAAAGAAACCAACCTCGAAACCCGGTCACGAATGGAGAAGCTTGAGGAGCAGCCAGATTACATCCAGGGAGGTCAGCTTCGCGAATTCCAGCTGAAGGGGCTTAACTTCCTTGCCCTGAACTGGACCCGCGGCAACAATGTCATCCTTGCCGACGAGATGGGTCTCGGCAAGACGGTCCAGACAGTGTCGTTTCTCAGCTGGCTTAGAAATGAACGCGGGCAAGAAGGGCCGTTCCTGGTTGTGGCACCCCTCAGTGTTATTCCGGCATGGTGCGATACTTTCAACCACTGGTCTCCCGATATTAACTACGTCGTCTACCTTGGCCCAGAGGCGGCGAGATCCAACATTCGAGAATATGAACTGTTTGTCGATGGCAACCCAAAGAAGCCAAAGTTCAATGTTCTGGTCACGTCTTACGACTACATCTTGGCAGATGCGGATCATTTGAAGGGCATCAAGTGGCAGGTTCTGGCTGTGGATGAGGCGCATCGCTTGAAGAATCGCGAGTCCCAATTATACGTCAAGCTGAACGGCTTTGGTATACCCAGCAAGGTCCTTATCACCGGTACGCCCATTCAGAACAACCTCGCCGAGCTTGCGGCTCTTTTGGATTTCCTGAATCCAGGCAAGGTCTTGATCGACGAGGAGTTGGAGCTTCTATCTACAGCCGACAGCAAGGAGCCGGTCGACGAGCAGCTGGACGAGGCCAAGCGGCTGAAGACACAAGCCAAGCTTCAGGACCTGCATAAATCCATCGCGCCGTTCATCTTGCGTCGTACAAAGGAGACTGTCGAGTCAGACTTGCCACCAAAAACGGAAAAGATCATTCGCGTCGAACTTTCCGATCTTCAGCTGGAGTATTACAAGAATATCTTGACGCGAAACTATGCAGCCCTCAGCGACGCTAGCAACGGTCACAAGCAATCGCTCCTGAATATCATGATGGAACTCAAGAAGGTCAGCAATCATCCATACATGTTCCAAGGTGCCGAGGAGCGTGTTCTCGCCAACGGTTCCGGCCGCCGGGAGGATGCGGTGAAGGGTTTGATCACAAGCAGTGGCAAGATGATGCTCTTGGACCAGCTTTTGGCGAAGCTCAAGAAAGATGGCCATCGCGTGCTTATCTTTAGCCAAATGGTCAAGATGCTCGACATCCTGGCAGACTATTTGCGGATTCGCGGCTACCAGTTCCAGCGTCTTGATGGCACGATCCCTGCTGGACCTCGTCGTCTGGCTATCAATCACTTCAATGCTGAAGATAGTGACGACTTCTGCTTCCTGCTGTCAACAAGAGCCGGTGGCCTCGGCATCAACCTGATGACAGCCGATACTGTGATCATCTACGATTCGGACTGGAATCCACAAGCAGATCTGCAGGCGATGGCTCGTGCCCACAGAATCGGTCAAAAGAGACCTGTTAATGTCTATCGTCTCGTTGCGAAGCAGACCATCGAAGAGGAGGTCGTGAAGCGCGCCCGAAACAAGCTGTTCCTTGAGTACCTGACTATCCAGGCCGGCGTGACGGATGAGGGCAAAGCTCTTCGCGAGCAATTCAAGGAACGGGGCATGAAGATGGACGAAGCCAAGACAGCCGAGGATATCTCGATGATTCTGAAGATGCGTTCACAGAACCTGTTTGAGCAGTCGGGCAACCAAGAGAAGTTGGAGCAGCTCGATATTGACGCCATCCTCGAAAACGCCGAGGTCACCAAGACAGATGTTGACGACAAGATCAATCTCAGCAGTGGTGGTATTGATTGGGACAACTGGATGCACTTCACTGATGTCAAGGTGGACGATCTGGCTCTCGACTGGGACCAAATCATTCCCGCCGACCAGCTCGCGGCCAtcaaggcagaggaggacaagaaaaagcATGAAGAGTATCTTGCCAAAGCCATGGAAGAATCTGCACCACGCAAGGCCGCCATCAAGGGCTCTAAGAAGAATGTTGAGAACGAACGGGCCGAACGTCTTGCCAAGAAGCGACAGCGCGAAAAGCTGGAGTTGGAAGAGTTCGAGGAACAGCGTGCGCAGGCTTCCGATCCTCGGCGCCCACTTAATGAGAAGGAAACGCGCAATCTTATCCGAGCATTCTTCCGGTATGGCGACTTTGATGACCGAGAAGACGAACTCGTTCAGGATGCCCGTCTCAGTGACCGAGACCGTGAGTTTTTGAAAGGTATCATTGACGATCTAGTGGCTGTGAGCAAGCAAGCTGTTGACCTCAACAACGAAAGGCTTCgcggggaagaagaacgAGCTGGCAAACCGCTTgccaagaaggacaagaaggccgTTCTGGTGGACTTTGGCGAGGTTAGGAAAGTCAACGccgagacggtggtggagagacCCCCTCAGCTTAAGCTTCTGCGTCGCGTGCTTGCAGAGCACGGCGACATCCTGACCTTCCGTCTTCCCGAGGCAGCCAAGTCTGCCGCCTACAGCTGTGAATGGGGTGCGCGGGAAGATGGCATGCTTCTTGTCGGTATTGATCGATATGGGTTTGGTGCCTGGACTCAGATTCGAGATGACCCGGAGCTGAACATGCAAGACAAGTTCTTCCTCGAGGAGCATCGtgtcgacaagaaggaggagcgTCGCAAAGGGGATGAAAAGGGGATACAGTCTCCCGGTGCTGTCCACCTGGTTCGGCGGTCCGAGTATCTCCTTTCAGTGCTTCTAGCCAAATACTCCAACGACGCCAATGCCAAGAAGGCCGTCGAGAACCACCATCGCAGTAAGAAGCTACTGATGAATGGCGGTCGCCGCGCTGATGGGGGGTCTGTCTCGGCGTCTCCTGCCCCGCAGATgtccaagaagaacagcCGTGATCGTAACTACTCCCATGCCGAACACCATCGGTCTTATAGCAACGGGAATGACCGCGGTACGCCCCGACCCGACAAGCGGAAGTATGCCGATGACTATGATGATCGCAACTCCAAACATCGTCGTGTAGAGGTTGATGCGAAGCACGACAAGAAGCCccgggagaaggagaggccCAAAATGGATCCTGAGACTATGGAGAGGTACAAGCGTGACAGGCAAAAGGCAGTAGATCGGTTCTGGGAACTGGCGAACTTGAAGGACGAAGAGATCAACCACTCGGACAACCTTCAGCTGGTGTGGTCGCTTCTTCGCccgctcaagaagaacatgGAGCGTATCATGTGTTCCAAAGAGCTCTTCCCTGCCGCTAAGCAACGGGCCAAGGTTCTCGGTGCGGAGATCCGCGAGTTTGGCAACTTCCTGAAAGATTTGCGGGCCAAGAACCCAGAacttgagggagagggcctCGAGACGCAGTTTTG